In the genome of Pseudomonadota bacterium, one region contains:
- a CDS encoding FAD-dependent oxidoreductase — MKRLRSEDRMVVKLNIDGRELEAREGETILAVAERAGIEIPTLCHQPELKPFASCFICAVEIEGRPRLVPSCATLAEDGMVVSTSSARVRESRKVCVELIMSDHVGDCRGPCQVECPAGIDIPGFISLLAHNGAEEAIRLIKEALPFPASLGRVCPRPCETQCRRACEDEPVSICFLKRYVADEDLLGPSPYVPPVGAATGKRVAIVGAGPAGLSAAFYLRRLGHDAVVFDSHEEPGGMLRYGIPAYRLPRDILAKEIDVIKKMGVEIRCGARLGRDFTVDSLMGEFDALFLAIGAQSSSNMGAEGEGAALPGIDFLQRVAEGEKIDLGDDVIVVGGGNTAIDAARTSLRLGAKRVTILYRRTRDEMPADRFEIEAAEREGVAIRFLAAPVRMAHSGGGVELTCVEMKLGEPDGSGRRRPVPLPGSEFTLNASTVIAAIGQGVDADCVEDAKDVRLTKWRTLDINPDTFETSRMGVFAGGDCATGADIAVTAIAAGRKAATSIDQHLRGEPVTGEPRGYLHLMAARPEDAPEEVKELVRERPADREKMPELPARMRVKGFDEVETGFTAEQARREAERCLSCGCRSFESCTLRRLAEEYGAKPERFAGAKRAFFVDESHEKIRYESHKCIMCGSCVRVCSEVKGLDALGFVGRGFPATMKPALERPWELSSCDSCLKCVPMCPTGAISLKVTPADEVRARFALGTDASKDITGETKETA, encoded by the coding sequence ATGAAGAGGCTGAGGAGCGAAGACAGGATGGTCGTGAAGCTCAACATAGACGGCAGGGAGCTGGAAGCGCGCGAGGGCGAGACCATCCTCGCGGTGGCGGAGCGCGCGGGGATAGAGATCCCCACGCTCTGCCACCAGCCGGAGCTCAAGCCCTTCGCCTCGTGCTTCATCTGCGCGGTCGAGATCGAGGGCCGCCCGAGGCTCGTGCCCTCGTGCGCCACGCTCGCCGAGGACGGGATGGTGGTGAGCACGAGCTCGGCTAGAGTGCGCGAGTCGCGGAAGGTGTGCGTCGAGCTCATCATGTCCGACCACGTGGGCGACTGCAGGGGGCCGTGCCAGGTCGAGTGCCCGGCAGGGATCGACATCCCCGGGTTCATCTCGCTGCTCGCCCACAACGGCGCCGAGGAGGCCATAAGGCTCATAAAGGAGGCCCTGCCGTTCCCCGCGAGCCTCGGCCGGGTCTGCCCCCGCCCCTGCGAGACTCAGTGCAGGCGGGCATGCGAGGATGAGCCGGTCTCGATCTGCTTCCTCAAGCGCTACGTCGCGGACGAGGACCTCTTGGGGCCCTCTCCTTATGTGCCGCCGGTCGGGGCCGCCACGGGCAAGAGGGTGGCGATCGTCGGTGCAGGGCCGGCCGGCCTGTCGGCCGCATTTTATCTCAGGCGCCTGGGGCACGATGCCGTGGTATTCGACTCTCACGAGGAGCCTGGAGGGATGCTTCGCTACGGCATCCCCGCCTACCGACTGCCCCGCGACATCCTCGCGAAGGAGATCGACGTAATAAAAAAGATGGGCGTGGAGATCAGGTGCGGCGCAAGGCTCGGCCGCGATTTCACCGTGGATTCTCTGATGGGGGAGTTCGACGCCCTCTTCCTCGCGATCGGCGCGCAGAGCTCGTCGAACATGGGGGCGGAGGGCGAGGGCGCGGCGCTGCCCGGCATAGATTTCCTGCAGAGGGTGGCCGAGGGGGAGAAGATCGATTTGGGCGACGATGTGATCGTCGTGGGCGGCGGAAACACCGCGATAGATGCGGCCCGCACCTCGCTTCGGCTGGGCGCGAAGAGGGTGACTATCCTCTACCGCCGCACGCGCGACGAGATGCCGGCCGACAGGTTCGAGATCGAGGCCGCGGAGCGGGAAGGGGTCGCCATCCGCTTCCTCGCCGCGCCTGTGCGCATGGCTCATTCAGGCGGAGGGGTCGAGCTCACCTGCGTGGAGATGAAACTCGGCGAGCCGGACGGGTCCGGCAGGCGCAGGCCGGTCCCGCTGCCGGGCTCCGAGTTCACTCTCAACGCCTCGACGGTGATCGCGGCGATCGGCCAGGGCGTGGACGCGGACTGCGTCGAGGACGCAAAGGACGTGAGGCTCACGAAGTGGCGGACCCTCGACATAAACCCGGACACCTTCGAGACCTCGCGCATGGGCGTGTTCGCCGGCGGCGACTGCGCGACCGGCGCCGACATAGCGGTGACCGCAATAGCCGCGGGGAGGAAGGCCGCCACATCCATCGACCAGCATCTCAGGGGAGAGCCTGTGACGGGAGAGCCGCGCGGCTATCTCCACCTCATGGCCGCGCGTCCCGAGGACGCCCCCGAGGAGGTAAAGGAGTTGGTGCGCGAGAGGCCGGCTGACCGTGAGAAGATGCCGGAGCTTCCCGCGAGGATGAGGGTGAAGGGGTTCGACGAGGTGGAGACCGGATTCACGGCCGAGCAGGCGAGGAGGGAGGCGGAGCGTTGCCTCTCCTGCGGGTGCCGCTCCTTCGAGTCGTGCACCCTGCGCAGGCTGGCCGAGGAATACGGCGCGAAGCCGGAGCGGTTCGCCGGCGCGAAGAGGGCGTTCTTCGTGGACGAGAGCCACGAGAAGATAAGGTACGAGTCGCACAAGTGCATCATGTGCGGGTCGTGCGTGCGCGTCTGCTCAGAGGTGAAGGGGCTCGACGCGCTCGGCTTCGTGGGCAGGGGGTTCCCCGCAACGATGAAGCCTGCGCTCGAGAGGCCGTGGGAGCTCTCGAGCTGCGACTCGTGCCTCAAGTGCGTGCCAATGTGCCCCACGGGCGCCATCTCGCTCAAGGTCACTCCCGCGGACGAGGTCCGCGCGCGCTTTGCGCTGGGGACCGACGCATCCAAGGACATAACCGGAGAGACAAAGGAGACCGCATGA
- a CDS encoding metallophosphoesterase → MAFAMNFGRSISCGAPFRLGAALFALMGVLALCQQAMAAAGSGPARLALGDDYTFVVLSDSRSGDRVYAKVVDQAARRAPRFVVHVGDVLPTMGDKKQWERFQSISEPLRVPFYIAPGNHDMEDARTKALWKGLVDLPGNETYYSFTAGDDLFVVLSSHEPNYRWRIDRRQLEWLKRTLDPQRYEHQFVFVHHPMFLWKGAFHENESLDRYPHERDDLHHVFVDKQVDIVFHGHEHGYRRMDKDGVRYMIAAGAGSPLYNRASFHHFVLLKVAGPLVEVKVIDKEGVLRDEFMIMKSSKVKGER, encoded by the coding sequence ATGGCCTTTGCAATGAATTTTGGCCGGTCCATATCGTGCGGGGCTCCCTTTCGGCTGGGGGCCGCCCTGTTTGCGCTCATGGGCGTGCTCGCCCTGTGCCAGCAGGCCATGGCGGCGGCGGGCAGCGGGCCGGCGAGGCTCGCCCTCGGAGACGACTACACCTTCGTCGTGCTGAGCGACAGTCGCTCCGGCGACCGGGTCTATGCCAAGGTCGTGGACCAGGCGGCAAGGCGCGCCCCCCGGTTCGTGGTCCATGTGGGCGACGTGCTGCCGACCATGGGCGACAAGAAGCAGTGGGAGAGGTTTCAGTCCATCTCCGAGCCTCTGAGGGTCCCGTTCTACATCGCGCCCGGGAACCACGACATGGAGGACGCCCGCACCAAGGCGCTGTGGAAGGGGCTCGTGGACCTCCCGGGCAACGAGACTTACTACAGCTTCACAGCGGGTGACGATTTGTTCGTGGTGCTTTCCAGCCACGAACCAAATTATCGCTGGAGGATCGACAGGAGGCAGCTCGAGTGGCTGAAGAGGACGCTGGATCCGCAGCGCTACGAGCATCAGTTCGTCTTCGTGCATCATCCGATGTTTTTGTGGAAGGGCGCATTTCATGAGAACGAATCGCTGGATCGCTATCCCCATGAGCGCGACGACCTGCACCACGTCTTTGTTGATAAACAGGTGGACATCGTATTCCACGGGCACGAGCATGGCTACAGGCGCATGGACAAAGACGGCGTGCGGTACATGATTGCTGCCGGCGCCGGGTCTCCGCTGTACAACAGGGCGAGCTTTCACCACTTCGTGCTGCTCAAGGTGGCCGGTCCCCTCGTCGAGGTCAAGGTCATTGACAAGGAGGGCGTGCTGAGGGACGAGTTCATGATCATGAAAAGCTCAAAGGTGAAAGGTGAAAGGTGA
- a CDS encoding ABC transporter permease: protein MIRLERISKTYCNDELEVRALDGVSLTIEEGEFVAIMGASGSGKSTLLHILGFLDRPDDGSYTIFGRDTSVLSDNELANLRNRMAGFVFQQFHLLRRFSAADNVLLPTLYGGDAGGAPVDVMQRLAAVGLADRASHRPNELSGGQQQRVAIARALVNEPPIIFADEPTGNLDTKSGQEIMRALKGLNEQGKTVIMVTHEPEIAAHAWRIITMRDGRIVSDERKGAVAPSVEKPRAIDEILIAKRSTLNRAEVAGHFRQAMNTILSNRARSLLSTLGILVGVAAVIAMMALGSGARESIADRLKSLGSNLLSVQGGSSKIRGIQSGVGTVTRFTPQDVEAIESLKPIVRKVTGTVSGNAQAVYQNRNWNTRIDGVGYDYGEIRASLPTDGRWFTEAEMAQRAKVAIIGATIQDKLFGNENPIGATIKLNRINFRVIGIAPEKGSMGPRDQDDVIMVPVTTAMYRLLGKDYLDTMYVEVTDSESVWPAQQRIEEIIKKRHRLFQDTDAFHIRNMSEIQEMLSGTMQTMSTLLGIIAAISLLVGGIGIMNIMLVSVTERTREIGLRKAIGARRIDIMAQFLIESTVMSLGGGLLGVLTGSIAAAALSLFAGWAVRVTLFSVALATIFSVSVGLFFGMWPARKASLLDPVEALRYE from the coding sequence ATGATCAGGCTTGAACGCATATCCAAGACGTATTGCAACGACGAGCTCGAGGTCAGGGCCCTCGACGGCGTCTCCCTGACCATCGAGGAAGGTGAGTTCGTCGCGATAATGGGTGCGTCGGGCTCGGGCAAATCGACGCTGCTGCACATCCTGGGATTCCTCGACCGCCCCGACGACGGCAGCTACACCATCTTCGGAAGGGACACCTCCGTCCTCTCGGACAACGAGCTGGCCAACCTGCGCAACAGGATGGCCGGTTTCGTGTTTCAGCAGTTTCATCTGCTGCGCAGGTTCAGCGCGGCCGACAACGTCCTGCTGCCCACCCTCTACGGCGGCGATGCCGGAGGCGCCCCGGTCGACGTCATGCAGAGGCTCGCCGCGGTGGGGCTTGCAGACAGGGCGTCACACCGGCCCAACGAGCTCTCAGGAGGCCAGCAGCAGAGGGTCGCCATCGCCCGCGCGCTGGTCAACGAGCCGCCGATAATATTCGCGGACGAGCCCACCGGAAACCTGGACACGAAGAGCGGGCAGGAGATCATGCGCGCGCTGAAGGGGCTCAACGAACAGGGCAAGACCGTCATCATGGTCACGCACGAGCCCGAGATCGCCGCGCATGCCTGGCGAATCATCACCATGCGCGACGGGAGGATCGTATCGGACGAAAGGAAAGGCGCGGTCGCACCGTCGGTCGAAAAACCGCGTGCCATCGACGAGATCCTGATCGCGAAGAGATCGACCCTGAACCGCGCCGAGGTCGCCGGCCACTTCAGGCAGGCGATGAACACCATACTCTCGAACCGGGCCCGATCCCTCCTCTCCACGCTCGGCATACTCGTCGGCGTCGCGGCGGTGATAGCGATGATGGCGCTCGGATCGGGAGCCCGGGAGTCGATCGCGGACAGGCTGAAGAGCCTGGGGTCCAACCTGCTCAGCGTTCAGGGCGGATCGTCGAAAATTCGAGGGATCCAGAGCGGCGTCGGCACGGTGACGAGGTTCACCCCTCAGGACGTAGAGGCGATCGAGTCGCTCAAGCCCATCGTCCGAAAGGTCACGGGGACGGTGAGCGGCAACGCCCAGGCGGTCTACCAGAACAGGAACTGGAACACCAGGATCGACGGCGTCGGGTACGACTACGGCGAGATAAGGGCCAGCCTGCCGACGGACGGCAGGTGGTTCACCGAGGCGGAGATGGCGCAGCGCGCGAAGGTGGCGATAATCGGCGCCACGATACAGGACAAGCTGTTCGGAAACGAGAACCCCATAGGCGCCACCATCAAGCTCAACCGGATAAATTTCAGGGTCATCGGGATCGCGCCGGAAAAGGGGTCCATGGGGCCGCGCGACCAGGACGACGTCATCATGGTTCCGGTGACCACGGCGATGTACCGGCTTCTGGGCAAGGACTACCTGGACACAATGTACGTCGAGGTCACGGACTCGGAGTCGGTGTGGCCGGCGCAGCAGCGCATCGAGGAGATCATAAAAAAACGGCACAGGCTGTTTCAGGACACCGACGCGTTCCACATACGCAACATGAGCGAGATCCAGGAGATGCTCAGCGGCACGATGCAGACGATGAGCACCCTGCTGGGTATAATCGCCGCCATATCACTCCTGGTCGGCGGCATAGGCATCATGAACATCATGCTGGTGTCGGTCACCGAGCGCACGCGCGAGATAGGGCTCAGAAAGGCGATAGGCGCGCGCAGGATCGACATCATGGCCCAGTTCCTGATCGAATCCACCGTCATGAGCCTCGGCGGCGGATTGCTCGGGGTGCTCACAGGCAGCATCGCTGCGGCGGCCCTCTCTCTCTTCGCCGGCTGGGCGGTTAGGGTGACCCTGTTCTCGGTCGCGCTCGCTACGATCTTCTCGGTGTCCGTGGGGCTCTTCTTCGGCATGTGGCCTGCCAGAAAGGCCTCTCTGCTGGACCCGGTGGAGGCGCTCAGGTACGAGTGA
- a CDS encoding TolC family protein, protein MKKTLTTTAALLFFLAGISSPAAETVALSWSDCLREAAKLNPQLAASSRQIEQRRAEKRMAAGKMLPQISAQAGAGKAGSLSGGETRDNNTYSASGDQLLFDGFKTYNEFKSANEGLTASRHSYTKASSEIRYNLRRAFVDLMRAQSLVPITEGIIERRKQNLEMIKLKYESGREHLGALQLAEADLAQARYDLRKARRDNSSAQYALRKELGWEKDTPVTVKGKFELQDKERQRPDLRTVAERHPSVMALASEKRAAGYGLGSAKAEFFPRFDLSAEAGKVGFGGFQSDDGWTVNVKASLPIFEGGQNVANYKRAGARLSEAASLERSEYDTVLSGLESAWQELDDAVELCSVQEKFLKADETRAKVARAQYANGLLIFDNWIIIEDNYVRSQKSYVAAQAAMLIAEAAWIKARGEALDDE, encoded by the coding sequence ATGAAAAAGACGCTCACAACAACTGCGGCCTTATTGTTCTTCCTTGCGGGCATCTCTTCACCGGCCGCCGAGACCGTCGCGCTCAGCTGGTCCGACTGCCTGAGGGAGGCCGCTAAGCTCAACCCCCAGCTGGCCGCCTCCTCGCGGCAGATCGAGCAGAGGAGGGCCGAAAAGCGGATGGCAGCGGGGAAGATGCTCCCGCAGATCAGCGCGCAGGCAGGTGCGGGCAAGGCGGGCTCCCTCTCGGGCGGAGAGACGCGGGACAACAACACGTATTCCGCATCCGGCGACCAGCTCCTCTTTGACGGCTTCAAGACATACAACGAATTCAAGTCGGCGAACGAGGGCCTGACCGCGTCGAGGCACTCCTATACCAAGGCATCTTCCGAGATACGCTACAACCTCAGGCGCGCCTTCGTGGACCTGATGAGGGCGCAGTCGCTGGTCCCCATAACCGAGGGGATCATCGAGAGGAGAAAACAGAACCTGGAGATGATAAAGCTCAAGTACGAATCGGGCCGGGAGCACCTTGGCGCCCTCCAGCTCGCCGAGGCGGACCTTGCGCAGGCCCGGTACGACCTGCGCAAGGCGAGGCGCGACAACTCCTCGGCGCAATACGCCCTCCGCAAAGAGCTCGGCTGGGAGAAGGACACCCCCGTGACGGTCAAGGGGAAATTCGAGCTCCAGGATAAGGAGAGACAAAGACCGGATCTCAGGACGGTCGCGGAGAGGCACCCCTCGGTAATGGCCCTGGCATCCGAGAAGAGGGCGGCCGGGTACGGGCTGGGCTCGGCCAAGGCCGAATTCTTTCCAAGATTCGATCTTAGCGCCGAGGCGGGCAAGGTCGGATTCGGGGGGTTCCAGAGCGACGACGGATGGACGGTGAACGTCAAGGCCTCGCTGCCGATATTCGAGGGGGGACAGAACGTCGCCAACTACAAGAGGGCCGGGGCCAGGCTGAGCGAGGCAGCGTCGCTCGAGAGGAGCGAATATGACACGGTCCTCTCCGGGCTCGAGAGCGCGTGGCAGGAGCTCGACGACGCGGTGGAGCTCTGTTCGGTGCAGGAAAAATTTCTGAAGGCCGACGAGACCCGCGCGAAGGTGGCGAGGGCCCAGTACGCCAACGGCCTCCTCATCTTTGACAACTGGATCATCATCGAGGACAACTACGTCAGGTCCCAGAAGTCCTATGTCGCCGCCCAGGCGGCGATGCTCATCGCCGAGGCTGCATGGATCAAGGCCAGGGGGGAGGCTCTGGATGATGAATAG
- a CDS encoding efflux RND transporter periplasmic adaptor subunit, whose product MNRKTGITIAVACAMIAALFLIIRLVSTDGSGEELVPVKPARGDMMRTVSTVGTVKPQNRLEIKPPIGGRIEKILVTEGQQVKLGDVLAMMSSTDRATLIDAARMRGEDEHRYWQNAYKETPLIAPIDGEVIVRSVEPGQTVSTADAVLVLSDRLIVKADVDETDIGELKVGQRATVGLDAYPEIKIGAVVDHISYESEVVSNVTIYKVDILPEETPEIFRSGMSANVEIAVREAKGALMVPSEAVEREGNSSFVKARVRGDDHMKTVEVATGIEQNGFVEIISGLSDEDTIFTPKRSQTALKKKKNSSSPFMPSFARPKEKQPEK is encoded by the coding sequence ATGAATAGGAAGACCGGGATAACGATCGCCGTCGCCTGCGCGATGATCGCGGCGCTGTTTCTGATAATAAGGCTGGTCTCGACCGACGGCTCCGGAGAGGAGCTTGTGCCCGTAAAGCCGGCGCGCGGGGACATGATGCGCACCGTTTCGACGGTCGGGACCGTAAAGCCGCAGAACCGCCTCGAGATAAAGCCGCCGATCGGCGGCCGAATCGAGAAGATACTCGTCACCGAGGGGCAGCAGGTAAAGCTGGGCGACGTGCTGGCCATGATGAGCTCGACCGACCGCGCCACGCTGATCGACGCGGCAAGGATGCGGGGGGAGGATGAGCACAGGTACTGGCAGAATGCGTACAAGGAGACCCCGCTGATCGCCCCGATCGACGGGGAGGTGATCGTGCGCAGCGTCGAGCCCGGCCAGACCGTATCAACCGCCGACGCGGTGCTGGTCCTCTCCGACCGCCTCATCGTGAAGGCGGACGTGGACGAGACCGACATAGGTGAGCTGAAGGTCGGCCAGAGGGCGACCGTAGGCCTGGACGCGTACCCCGAGATAAAAATAGGCGCTGTGGTGGACCACATCTCTTACGAATCGGAGGTGGTGAGCAACGTGACCATCTACAAGGTGGACATCCTGCCGGAGGAGACGCCCGAGATCTTCCGGTCCGGCATGAGCGCCAACGTGGAGATCGCCGTCCGCGAGGCGAAGGGCGCGCTGATGGTCCCGTCGGAAGCGGTCGAGCGCGAGGGAAACAGCTCCTTCGTCAAGGCCAGGGTCCGGGGGGATGACCACATGAAAACGGTCGAGGTCGCGACGGGGATAGAGCAGAACGGGTTCGTCGAGATAATATCGGGCCTGTCCGACGAAGACACGATCTTCACGCCGAAGCGGTCACAGACCGCGCTCAAGAAAAAGAAGAACTCGAGCTCCCCCTTCATGCCTTCGTTCGCGAGGCCAAAGGAAAAACAGCCGGAAAAATGA
- the nuoE gene encoding NADH-quinone oxidoreductase subunit NuoE, producing the protein MAPVLRAPNFPMPMDLKAVDRAIGSAGAVKGAAIPALQRVQAELGWLPPEAIVRISERIGVPAAQLYGVATFYTQFRLKPVGKHIVKVCHGTACHVAGAAGISEALGAALGLSAGTGTTDDGFFTVERVACLGCCSLAPVVMIGDEVHGKLTRPGAEKVAAEFRKKKAGRCGCERPSAGIEVEREDLGGKSIERVVVGTGSCGNASGAMEVFRLFADASERLGLGYQAAETGCMGMCHREPLVELFSRDGRRTLYGDVDIAAAGKIISCHIAKGTPVADLIVDTSDPASAAHSFLSGQRRVVLENCGEIDPERIEEYEARGGYEALRKVAGGMTPEAVIAEIKASGLRGRGGAGFPTGLKWEFTRKAKGAEKYVICNADEGDPGAFMDRSVLESDPHRVIEGMIVASCAIGASKGYIYCRAEYPLALKRLRLAIEQARGRGYLGTGRGFDIEVKEGAGAFVCGEETALIASIEGGRGMPRVRPPFPAQQGLWGCPTCINNVETLANVPWIIRHGGAEFARVGTATSKGTKVFALAGDVARGGLVEVPMGVTIREVVEEIGGGTKSGRPVKAVQLGGPSGGCIPASLMDTVVDYEAVTATGAIMGSGGMVVMDEGACMVDIARFFLDFTQRESCGKCTFCRIGTRRMLEILTRITEGEGRPGDVELLEELCARVKEASLCGLGQTAPNPVQTTIRYFREEYDAHISEGRCPAGKCRALIEFSINDRCIGCGACIKACPVDAITGEKKKLHVISREKCTRCGACRQVCPVDAVDVK; encoded by the coding sequence TTGGCGCCTGTTCTCCGGGCGCCGAATTTTCCCATGCCCATGGACCTCAAAGCGGTGGACAGGGCGATCGGATCCGCCGGCGCCGTGAAGGGCGCCGCGATCCCGGCCCTGCAGAGGGTGCAGGCGGAGCTCGGCTGGCTGCCGCCGGAGGCGATCGTCCGCATATCGGAGAGGATCGGCGTGCCCGCGGCGCAGCTCTACGGCGTAGCCACCTTCTACACCCAGTTCAGGCTCAAGCCGGTAGGAAAACACATCGTCAAGGTCTGCCACGGCACGGCCTGCCATGTCGCAGGGGCGGCCGGGATCTCCGAGGCCCTGGGGGCCGCGCTTGGCCTGAGTGCGGGGACAGGGACGACCGACGACGGATTCTTCACGGTCGAGCGGGTCGCATGCCTGGGCTGCTGCTCGCTCGCGCCGGTCGTGATGATAGGCGACGAGGTCCACGGGAAGCTCACCAGGCCCGGGGCCGAGAAGGTCGCAGCAGAGTTCAGGAAGAAAAAGGCGGGCCGCTGCGGCTGCGAGCGCCCCTCCGCAGGCATCGAGGTTGAGAGGGAGGATCTCGGCGGGAAATCCATAGAGAGGGTGGTCGTGGGCACGGGCAGCTGCGGAAACGCCAGCGGGGCGATGGAGGTGTTTCGCCTCTTCGCAGATGCGTCCGAGCGCCTTGGCCTCGGCTATCAGGCCGCGGAGACAGGCTGCATGGGGATGTGCCACCGCGAGCCGCTGGTCGAGCTCTTCTCCCGCGACGGGAGGCGCACCCTCTACGGCGACGTGGACATCGCCGCCGCCGGGAAGATCATCTCCTGTCACATCGCGAAGGGGACCCCTGTGGCCGATCTCATCGTGGACACGAGCGATCCCGCGAGCGCAGCCCACTCGTTCCTTTCGGGCCAGCGGCGGGTCGTGCTCGAGAACTGCGGCGAGATAGACCCGGAGAGGATCGAGGAGTACGAGGCGCGCGGCGGATACGAGGCCCTGAGGAAGGTCGCCGGCGGGATGACACCTGAGGCGGTGATCGCGGAGATAAAGGCCTCGGGGCTCAGGGGCAGGGGCGGCGCAGGGTTCCCCACCGGCCTCAAGTGGGAGTTCACGAGAAAGGCCAAGGGCGCCGAAAAATACGTGATATGCAACGCGGACGAGGGGGACCCGGGCGCGTTCATGGATCGCTCGGTTCTCGAGAGCGACCCGCACCGCGTGATCGAGGGCATGATCGTCGCCTCCTGCGCGATCGGCGCTTCAAAGGGGTATATCTACTGCAGGGCCGAGTATCCGCTCGCCCTCAAGCGCCTCAGGCTCGCCATCGAGCAGGCGCGAGGCAGGGGATATCTGGGCACGGGGCGAGGCTTCGACATAGAGGTGAAGGAGGGGGCCGGGGCCTTCGTCTGCGGCGAGGAGACCGCGCTCATCGCCTCCATCGAGGGGGGCCGCGGCATGCCCAGGGTTAGGCCGCCGTTCCCCGCTCAGCAGGGTCTCTGGGGCTGCCCCACGTGCATCAACAACGTCGAGACCCTGGCCAACGTGCCGTGGATCATAAGGCACGGCGGCGCCGAGTTCGCCAGGGTGGGGACCGCGACCAGCAAGGGGACCAAGGTCTTCGCTCTTGCGGGCGACGTGGCGCGGGGCGGGCTCGTCGAGGTCCCGATGGGCGTCACGATCCGCGAGGTCGTCGAGGAAATCGGCGGGGGCACGAAGAGCGGCAGGCCCGTGAAGGCGGTGCAGCTCGGCGGCCCCTCCGGCGGCTGCATACCGGCGAGCCTCATGGACACGGTCGTGGACTACGAGGCGGTCACCGCCACGGGTGCCATCATGGGCTCGGGCGGAATGGTGGTGATGGACGAGGGCGCATGCATGGTGGACATCGCCCGCTTCTTCCTCGACTTCACGCAGAGGGAGTCGTGCGGCAAGTGCACCTTCTGCAGGATCGGCACGCGAAGGATGCTGGAGATACTCACGCGGATAACAGAGGGCGAGGGCAGGCCCGGCGACGTGGAGCTGCTCGAGGAGCTGTGCGCCAGGGTCAAGGAGGCCAGCCTCTGCGGCCTCGGGCAGACCGCGCCAAACCCTGTGCAGACCACGATCCGCTACTTCCGGGAGGAGTACGATGCGCACATCTCCGAGGGACGATGTCCGGCAGGCAAGTGCCGCGCCCTTATAGAGTTCTCGATCAACGACCGCTGCATCGGGTGCGGCGCCTGTATAAAGGCGTGCCCGGTGGATGCGATAACCGGGGAGAAGAAAAAACTTCACGTCATCAGCCGGGAGAAGTGCACGCGCTGCGGGGCGTGCAGGCAGGTATGCCCGGTGGATGCCGTGGATGTCAAATGA
- a CDS encoding phosphate/phosphite/phosphonate ABC transporter substrate-binding protein translates to MRREFAFFVTALLLVSAFTACTGRKGEIGSEANPVRLYFMPLKGEEAFKAGAEAIEKFVEGRTGLAVEAVHANDFITIIKALGQRKADAAFMNTLGYVLAHDWTKAEAHLKYLYGDVYSSYRGEILAQVGSGIETVADLQGKRVAFADPYSAGGYIYPMKLLKEHSVTPGRIVFAKGHKNAVQMLYDGEVDAAATFHSQPSAGGLMRDARTEIAEDHPDVISKLKIIALTDEIPNGPIATRYDIPDGVKQKLVSALSDFSRTPEGRKTLFDLYNMTGLVQTSDSDYDGVRAALKELNKTVQEVVPGGISFYRTYIVPGLE, encoded by the coding sequence ATGCGCAGGGAATTTGCCTTCTTCGTGACCGCCTTGCTGCTCGTCTCTGCCTTCACCGCCTGCACAGGCCGCAAGGGCGAGATCGGCAGCGAGGCCAATCCGGTCAGGCTCTATTTCATGCCGCTCAAGGGCGAGGAGGCCTTCAAGGCAGGGGCTGAGGCGATAGAGAAATTCGTGGAGGGGCGCACAGGCCTCGCGGTGGAAGCGGTCCACGCCAACGATTTCATCACCATCATAAAGGCCCTGGGCCAGCGCAAGGCGGACGCCGCCTTCATGAACACCCTGGGCTACGTGCTCGCGCACGACTGGACAAAGGCCGAGGCTCACCTCAAGTACCTGTACGGCGACGTGTACAGCTCCTACAGGGGCGAGATCCTCGCACAGGTGGGGAGCGGCATAGAGACGGTCGCAGACCTCCAGGGAAAGCGCGTAGCCTTCGCAGACCCCTACTCGGCGGGCGGTTACATCTACCCCATGAAGCTCCTGAAGGAGCACTCGGTCACCCCCGGCAGGATCGTCTTCGCAAAGGGCCACAAAAACGCGGTGCAGATGCTCTACGACGGCGAGGTGGACGCAGCGGCCACCTTCCACTCCCAGCCCTCTGCGGGGGGGCTCATGCGCGACGCGCGCACCGAGATCGCCGAGGACCACCCGGACGTCATCTCGAAGCTCAAGATCATAGCGCTCACGGACGAGATACCCAACGGCCCCATAGCCACGCGTTATGACATCCCTGACGGGGTGAAGCAGAAGCTCGTCTCGGCCCTCTCCGACTTCTCCCGCACCCCCGAGGGACGAAAGACCCTCTTCGACCTCTACAATATGACAGGCCTCGTGCAGACCTCGGACTCCGACTACGACGGGGTGCGCGCCGCACTCAAGGAGCTGAACAAGACCGTGCAGGAGGTCGTGCCGGGCGGGATATCGTTCTACAGGACGTATATAGTCCCGGGGCTGGAATAA